One Nostoc punctiforme PCC 73102 DNA window includes the following coding sequences:
- a CDS encoding beta strand repeat-containing protein yields the protein MTELQVNTTTIGNQSNSKVAIDQNGNFVISWTSFDQNGVGGIYAQRYNIDGQRQGSEFLVNSTITATNQSIPTVAMDATGNFIISWTSFDEFGNSNGVYAKRYNSSGGAQGGEFQVNTGIDSNLLNSTVVMNGNGNFVISWDQFDLSNSGSNGIETYARLYNSSGVAQGSEFKVNTTHSDAQYNPTVAIAQNGSFVISWTSNLQDNIPANPSDTIDNGIYAQRYDSNGVPQGVEFKVNTQTVNDQSNSTIAIAQNGNFVIAWQSENQDGSGYGIYAQRYNSAGVAQGSEFKVNTQTVNDQINPKIAMDTTGNFVISWQSNLQDGSGYGVYAQRYNSAGVAQGSEFKVNTQTANDQSIPTVAMNGKGDFVVSWTSYGQDEQTQQSEEILNRGGIYAQVYKSGIPPTITSTSASPLAYTENANTTIDSAITVSDEDSINLASATVSITSGFVSGQDTLAFSNQNGITGSYNSSTGVLTLTGSSSVANYQTALRSITYTNSSDNPSLTPRTVSFTVNDQNVSSTALTRNINITAVNDAPVASTTNSALAYTENAITAIDSAIIVSDVDSSNLAGATVSISGGFVSAEDILAFSNQNGITGSYNSSTGVLTLTGNATVANYQTALRSITYSNSSNNPSLTPRTVSFIVNDGAANSTAVTRNINITVVNDAPIATATNSALAYIENAITVIDSAITVSDVDSANLSSATVNISSGFVSTQDILAFTNQNGITGSYNSSTGILTLSGSSSVANYQTALRSITYTNSSDNPTLTPRTISFIVNDGTANSTAVTRNINITAVNDAPVAVNDSITTNKNTPIIINATTLLSNDTDVDVSDVLSITGFTQPSQGSLVNNNNGTYTYTPVQNYYGSDSFTYTISDGQGGSSNATVNLTINQFNLINGTSGAETLNGTVNMDIILGLLGNDTLNGLGDNDTLDGGDGNDFLDGGTGNDSLIGGKGNDTYTVDTIGDTIVESASAGTDLVKSSVSWVLGNNLENLTLTGTDAINGTGNSLNNILTGNTGANILSGEGGNDTLLGGAGNDTLLGGAGNDTLDGGLGADSLNGGVGNDIYTVDNIGDIIIEGLNAGTDLVNSSVSFVLADNVENLTLTGTGAIDGTGNILNNILIGNTGANKLSGGDGNDSLFGSSGNDTLLGGAGNDTLDGGLGADSLNGGAGNDIYTVDNVSDIIVEGLDAGIDLVKSSVSFVLTDNVENLTLTGTGAIDGTGNILNNILIGNTGANKLSGGDGNDSLFGSSGNDSLLGGAGDDTLDGGVGIDTLNGGAGNDIYTVDSLSDMITEGLNAGIDLVKSAVSWTLGENFENLTLTGSGAITATGNSLDNILIGSTGANTLTGGDGNDSLFGSSGNDSLLGGVGDDTLDGGLGADNLNGGVGNDIYTVDSVSDIIVESLNAGTDLVNSSVSWTLADNFENLTLIGTGAITATGNGLNNILIGNTGANTLSGGDGNDNLFGNSGNDSLLGGVGNDSLFGGIGKDTLTGGAGQDSLYLTDTRTGGYDTITDFTVGDDTIFISKAEFGLGQAQDTTLDSGLFRLGTIATTASDRFIYNQSTGNLYFDKDGLGGTTQVQIAQLSNNAQLSSANITVIA from the coding sequence ATGACTGAATTGCAGGTTAATACTACCACTATCGGCAATCAATCTAACTCCAAAGTAGCGATAGATCAAAATGGAAACTTTGTTATTTCCTGGACTAGTTTTGATCAGAACGGGGTTGGCGGGATATATGCCCAACGATACAACATTGATGGGCAGCGTCAAGGGAGTGAATTTCTGGTCAATTCCACCATTACTGCCACTAACCAAAGTATCCCCACAGTAGCGATGGATGCAACTGGGAACTTTATCATTTCCTGGACTAGTTTTGATGAGTTTGGGAATAGCAATGGGGTATATGCCAAACGCTACAACAGTTCTGGGGGGGCTCAAGGGGGCGAATTTCAAGTCAATACTGGTATTGATAGCAATCTATTGAACTCCACAGTAGTGATGAATGGAAATGGAAACTTTGTCATTTCCTGGGATCAGTTTGATCTGAGCAACTCTGGGTCTAACGGCATTGAGACATACGCCAGACTCTACAATAGTAGTGGGGTGGCTCAAGGAAGCGAATTTAAGGTCAATACCACACACTCTGACGCTCAATATAACCCCACAGTAGCTATCGCTCAAAATGGGAGCTTTGTCATTTCCTGGACTAGCAATCTTCAAGACAATATTCCCGCTAATCCTAGCGATACCATTGATAATGGGATATACGCCCAACGCTACGACAGTAATGGGGTGCCTCAAGGTGTTGAATTTAAGGTCAATACTCAGACCGTTAACGATCAAAGTAACTCCACAATAGCGATCGCTCAAAATGGGAACTTTGTCATTGCCTGGCAAAGCGAAAACCAGGATGGATCTGGCTATGGGATATATGCCCAACGCTACAACAGCGCTGGGGTGGCTCAAGGGAGCGAATTTAAGGTCAATACCCAGACCGTTAACGATCAAATCAACCCCAAAATAGCGATGGATACAACGGGGAACTTTGTCATTTCCTGGCAAAGCAATCTTCAAGACGGGTCTGGTTATGGGGTATATGCCCAACGCTACAACAGTGCTGGGGTGGCTCAAGGGAGCGAATTTAAGGTCAATACTCAGACCGCCAACGACCAAAGTATCCCCACAGTAGCGATGAATGGAAAGGGGGACTTTGTTGTTTCCTGGACTAGCTATGGTCAAGATGAGCAAACACAGCAGAGTGAGGAAATACTTAATAGGGGGGGAATATATGCCCAAGTATACAAAAGTGGGATTCCCCCGACAATCACTTCTACTTCTGCCTCTCCCTTGGCATACACCGAGAATGCCAATACAACCATCGACTCAGCCATTACTGTCAGCGATGAAGACTCCATCAATCTGGCTAGCGCCACCGTCAGCATTACCAGTGGTTTCGTCTCTGGTCAAGATACCCTCGCCTTCAGCAACCAAAATGGGATTACGGGCAGCTACAACAGTAGCACAGGTGTCTTAACTTTAACTGGCAGTTCTAGTGTTGCTAATTATCAAACTGCCCTGCGTTCTATTACTTATACCAATAGCAGCGATAACCCCAGTCTTACACCTCGTACCGTAAGCTTTACAGTTAACGATCAGAATGTTAGTAGTACCGCCCTTACACGTAATATTAATATTACGGCGGTGAATGATGCACCTGTTGCCAGCACCACAAACTCTGCTCTGGCATATACAGAAAACGCCATTACGGCCATTGACTCAGCCATCATAGTCAGCGACGTAGACTCCTCCAACCTAGCAGGTGCCACAGTCAGTATTAGTGGTGGCTTTGTTTCTGCTGAAGACATACTCGCCTTCAGCAACCAAAATGGGATTACGGGCAGCTACAACAGCAGCACAGGTGTATTAACTTTAACTGGCAATGCTACTGTTGCTAATTATCAAACCGCTCTGCGTTCCATTACTTATAGCAACAGTAGTAATAACCCCAGCCTCACACCTCGTACTGTCAGCTTTATAGTTAATGATGGAGCTGCTAATAGTACCGCCGTTACCCGCAATATTAATATTACGGTAGTGAATGATGCTCCCATTGCCACTGCCACCAACTCTGCTTTGGCATACATTGAGAATGCCATTACAGTCATCGATTCAGCCATCACTGTCAGCGACGTAGACTCTGCTAACCTTTCCAGTGCCACTGTCAATATTAGTAGTGGTTTTGTCTCTACTCAAGACATACTCGCCTTCACCAACCAAAATGGGATTACGGGCAGCTACAACAGCAGCACAGGTATCTTAACTTTAAGTGGCAGTTCCAGTGTTGCTAATTATCAAACCGCCCTGCGTTCTATTACTTATACCAACAGCAGCGATAACCCCACTCTCACACCTCGTACCATCAGCTTTATAGTTAATGATGGAACCGCTAATAGTACTGCCGTTACCCGCAACATTAATATTACGGCAGTGAATGATGCTCCCGTTGCTGTTAACGACAGCATCACCACAAACAAAAACACACCTATTATCATTAACGCTACGACTCTGTTGAGCAATGATACAGATGTAGATGTCAGTGACGTATTGAGCATTACTGGTTTTACCCAACCTAGCCAAGGAAGCTTAGTTAACAATAACAACGGTACTTACACTTATACCCCTGTACAAAACTATTATGGCTCCGACAGCTTCACTTACACCATAAGTGATGGGCAGGGTGGCAGCAGTAATGCCACTGTAAACTTGACTATTAATCAATTCAATCTGATTAATGGTACTTCAGGAGCAGAAACCCTGAATGGTACGGTGAACATGGATATCATCTTAGGATTGCTGGGCAATGACACGCTTAACGGACTAGGTGATAACGACACACTTGATGGCGGCGATGGAAATGATTTCTTAGATGGTGGTACAGGTAACGATAGCCTCATTGGTGGTAAAGGCAATGACACTTATACTGTAGACACCATCGGCGACACTATTGTTGAATCCGCTAGTGCAGGTACAGATTTAGTCAAGTCTTCAGTGAGTTGGGTATTGGGAAATAACCTGGAAAACTTGACTCTGACTGGAACCGACGCAATCAATGGTACTGGCAACAGCCTTAATAACATTCTGACAGGAAATACTGGGGCTAACATCTTGAGTGGAGAAGGTGGCAATGACACCTTGTTGGGTGGTGCAGGCAATGACACATTGTTGGGCGGTGCAGGCAATGACACCTTGGATGGAGGTTTGGGAGCTGATAGTCTCAATGGTGGAGTCGGCAATGATATTTATACTGTAGATAACATCGGTGATATTATCATCGAAGGCTTAAATGCAGGGACAGATTTAGTCAATTCTTCTGTGAGTTTTGTGTTGGCAGATAACGTGGAAAACTTGACCCTGACTGGAACCGGGGCAATCGATGGGACTGGTAACATCCTTAATAACATCCTGATTGGAAATACTGGTGCTAACAAGTTGAGCGGAGGAGATGGTAACGATAGCCTCTTTGGTAGTTCAGGCAACGACACCTTGTTGGGCGGTGCAGGCAATGACACCTTGGATGGAGGTTTGGGAGCTGATAGTCTCAATGGTGGAGCCGGTAATGACATTTACACCGTAGACAATGTTAGCGATATTATTGTCGAAGGCTTAGATGCAGGCATAGATTTAGTTAAGTCTTCGGTGAGTTTTGTGTTGACAGATAACGTGGAAAACTTGACACTGACTGGAACTGGGGCAATCGATGGGACTGGTAACATCCTTAATAACATCCTGATTGGAAATACTGGTGCTAATAAGTTGAGCGGAGGAGATGGTAACGATAGCCTCTTTGGTAGTTCAGGTAATGACAGCTTGTTAGGCGGTGCAGGCGATGATACCTTGGATGGAGGTGTAGGGATTGATACTCTCAATGGTGGAGCCGGCAATGACATTTACACTGTAGACAGCCTCAGCGATATGATTACTGAAGGCTTAAATGCAGGCATAGATTTAGTCAAGTCTGCTGTAAGTTGGACATTGGGAGAGAACTTTGAAAACTTGACCCTGACTGGAAGTGGGGCAATCACTGCTACTGGTAACAGCCTTGATAACATCCTAATTGGAAGTACTGGTGCTAACACGTTAACGGGAGGAGATGGTAACGATAGCCTCTTTGGTAGCTCAGGCAATGACAGCTTGTTAGGCGGAGTAGGCGATGACACCTTAGATGGAGGTTTGGGAGCTGATAATCTCAATGGTGGAGTCGGCAATGACATCTACACTGTAGATAGTGTTAGCGATATTATTGTTGAAAGCTTAAATGCAGGCACAGATTTAGTTAACTCTTCAGTAAGTTGGACGTTGGCAGATAACTTTGAAAACTTGACCCTGATTGGAACTGGGGCAATTACTGCCACAGGTAACGGCCTTAATAACATCCTGATTGGAAATACTGGTGCTAATACGTTATCAGGAGGAGATGGTAATGATAACCTCTTTGGTAATTCAGGTAATGACAGCTTATTAGGCGGTGTCGGAAACGATAGCCTCTTTGGTGGAATTGGTAAAGATACGCTGACTGGTGGAGCTGGACAAGATAGCTTGTATCTGACTGATACCCGCACTGGAGGCTATGATACCATCACCGATTTTACTGTTGGAGATGATACTATCTTCATTTCTAAGGCGGAATTCGGACTGGGGCAAGCTCAGGATACGACACTTGATTCGGGCTTGTTCCGACTTGGTACGATCGCT